GCACCATCGCCGGTACTGAAGTAGGTGCGCTCGGGGTACTTTTTCCAAAATGTCTGCTGATAGCCGACGTCGTCTTTATAGAGATCCTGCAGCATGGACGGCAGCGGCGTGGCCAGTACGAGCCGTCCAGGCTCTCCCGGCTGATCAAGAACATGCCCCTGCCCGTCAATGAGCCGAGCCTGGACACCGGGCAAAGGCGCCATCATGGTATCGTCTTCAAAACCATGGACGCCGGGCACCCCGGCGATCAGACAACCACCGGTTTCCGTCTGCCCCCAGATCTGGGTAATCGGCAGATTGCGGGTATTGGTCAGCTCGTACTGGGTCCAGTCGTACAGATCTTCGCTGATTTTTTCACCGCCACAGCCGATCAGGCGCAGTGAGTTGCTCGAACGGTTCAGGTAGCGCTTGGTGCTCTTGGCGCGCATGACGCTGCGCAAAATCGTTGGCGTGGTGTACAGCACGGTGACATGAAACTTGTCGAGATAGTCGAAGAAAAACTGGGTATTTTCGTAGGAGATGGTCCCTTCATACAAAAACAGGGTCGCGCCCAAGGCCAGAGGGCCGTAGACACTGTAGGTATGGCCATTAACCCACACCAGATCAGCGGTATTCCAGAAAATATCCATATCATCAAGATCAAACAGCAGTTCGGTAGTGAACTGTGCCCACACCAGATAGCCGGCCAGACTGTGTACTGCAGCACGCGGCTTTTTGGATTTGGTGGAGGTGTAGATCATGAATAACGGTTCGTCGGCATGGCGGACAAGATCCACCGTCGCACCCCGCGAAAACTCGGGATCGGTAATCAGGTCGTGATACCAGATATCGCGCTGCGGACGCATCAACACCTGCTTATGGGTATGATTGACGACAATGCAATGATTGATCTCGTAATCGAGCCGTTCGAGAGCTTCATTGACCACGCCTTTCAATGAGCGGGTGCGCTGATGAGCACCGTCACAGGTGATGATAAATTTGGCCTGACAATGGTTGAGTCGTTGAGCGAGCGCCTCGGCGGAATAGGCCATATGATACGCAACATGAATCGCACCAATACTGGCGCAGGCCAGCATGGCAATCACGGTTTCGGGAACATCCGGCATAAACAGCAGCACCCGATCCCCTTTTTTGACGCCAAGATGGACCAGACCATTAATCAGCGCCAGCACCTCATGGGCCAGCGTCTGGTAGGTATACGTGCGTTCTTCAAAATTGGAGCCTCTCCAGAGCAGGGCCGCCTTGTTGCGGCGCTCCGTTTCCAGATGCTTGCCGAGGATATTGTGAAACACATTGAGCTTGCCACCGGTATACCAGCGGTAATAAGGCGGAGCCATATCGTCAAGGACCTTGCGATACGGCTCCTGCCAGTCGAGATATTTCTGGGCCAGAGCGTCAAACAACGCGGCCGGCGACTGATTTTTATAGTCATCATATTGTTCGGCGGAAATTTTTCTCCGCTCATAACTGAGCTTGGGATGGACCATTACATGTTTTCCTTCCGTGACATGTCCTGTTGCGCCCGGTACAGATCATTCAGCGTCTGATACGAGTTGGACAGTTCGTGAAGAATGCGCAGAAACACTTTTGCCGTAGCAATCGAGTCTCCCAGCGCCCGGTGGCGCTGTTCGCAGTCAATACAATACACATTGAGCAAATCATCAAGCTGGGTGCTGGTGTTGTTTTCCATCACCAATTTATGCAGCAACATGGTATCAAGCCAGGGTGCGCCATCGACAGAGCAGTCGTAGTTTTCCCGCAGATGACGATCCAGCATCTTCAGATCGAAATTGATGTGATGCCCGGTGATCATGCTGTCACCGATAAAGGTCATGAATTCGGGAAGCACCTCAGCGATACTCGGCTTGTCCACCAGCATATCGTCGGTAATACCGTGAAACTGAATGGATTCGGGTGGAATCGGCGTGGGCGGTTTGACGTAGGTCTCGTAGATCTTGGTGATGCGACCTTTTTTGATTTTGACGGCAGCCGCATTGATGATGGTGTCGGAGGTCAAATCAAGACCGGTAGTTTCAAGATCGACAATACAGAAGGTGGCGTCACGCAGATCGCGTTTCAGCCCGGCTGTGGAGCGAATCGTTTCACACAATCCCGCAACATAGTCCTCCACCACATCCAGTGAGGAGTCTTTTTTGCGCGGGGTAATGTTTTTGAGCAGTGATCGCCACACCATTGCTTTTCAGCCCCCAACCTCTCCGCCGACCTCTCCGGGCAACCCCGTGAAATGACAGCAGGCCCTCTACATAACAGAGCAGGAACAAATCCAAAATAAACTAGTGTTTCGTCTACTGAGCG
This is a stretch of genomic DNA from uncultured Desulfuromonas sp.. It encodes these proteins:
- a CDS encoding 3'-5' exonuclease — translated: MVWRSLLKNITPRKKDSSLDVVEDYVAGLCETIRSTAGLKRDLRDATFCIVDLETTGLDLTSDTIINAAAVKIKKGRITKIYETYVKPPTPIPPESIQFHGITDDMLVDKPSIAEVLPEFMTFIGDSMITGHHINFDLKMLDRHLRENYDCSVDGAPWLDTMLLHKLVMENNTSTQLDDLLNVYCIDCEQRHRALGDSIATAKVFLRILHELSNSYQTLNDLYRAQQDMSRKENM
- a CDS encoding AMP-binding protein; translated protein: MVHPKLSYERRKISAEQYDDYKNQSPAALFDALAQKYLDWQEPYRKVLDDMAPPYYRWYTGGKLNVFHNILGKHLETERRNKAALLWRGSNFEERTYTYQTLAHEVLALINGLVHLGVKKGDRVLLFMPDVPETVIAMLACASIGAIHVAYHMAYSAEALAQRLNHCQAKFIITCDGAHQRTRSLKGVVNEALERLDYEINHCIVVNHTHKQVLMRPQRDIWYHDLITDPEFSRGATVDLVRHADEPLFMIYTSTKSKKPRAAVHSLAGYLVWAQFTTELLFDLDDMDIFWNTADLVWVNGHTYSVYGPLALGATLFLYEGTISYENTQFFFDYLDKFHVTVLYTTPTILRSVMRAKSTKRYLNRSSNSLRLIGCGGEKISEDLYDWTQYELTNTRNLPITQIWGQTETGGCLIAGVPGVHGFEDDTMMAPLPGVQARLIDGQGHVLDQPGEPGRLVLATPLPSMLQDLYKDDVGYQQTFWKKYPERTYFSTGDGAVYDDKGNLNLTGRLDDILSTGAGRRSIDEIEETVLTMKRVRECAAIVIDHPSQGYILVTYCVLKDFRDESYREKTLREIREHIIEEMGELNLPDKIRFTKYLPKTPDNRINRDLLKEIALQMEGI